DNA from Roseimicrobium sp. ORNL1:
GACGCACGCTCCCAACGGTATCGATTGTTCCATAGTCCAGATTGGACGCCCCCACATTTCGATGCAACCGCTCACGCAAAAAATGAAGACCGGAATTACGCGTTGCCTCGATGAATCGCGTACGGAAGTTGGCAAAACTCAATCCCTGCCGGAGTCAGCACCTTCTGGCTCATGAACTTTGCCGCCGCGAAAATGAGCGCCCGTTTCCCCGGTGCCTTGCCATGTTGGATGGCATCCACGAGCGCCGTGTCTAGAGCGGCTTCATTGCTACGCAGCCATGCCGCATCGGGTTTGTAGTGCAAGTGCACGCGGTAGAGGTCTGTCTCCCCAATGAAACCGTCCTTCGCGGCTTTCGCGGGCGAGTGTTCCAGAGTACGCCCCGTGGCCGTGTGAAACACATAACGTGCCAGCGCTGCGTAATCCGGAAGTGTGCCGCTCCCTCCAAGCATGGCGTCCAGGTTCATCTCCTGCCCCAATTCGCAAAAAGTGAAGCTGCCGCCCACTCCTTCGGCCTTTTGCTTTACCTTCTTTTCTCCGGTCACTACCAACTCCCCGTCCTCGACTTTGATACTAACATCGTCATAGCTGGCTCCCTCCAGCTTCCTAATGCTCTCCGCCTTCTCCACCAGGTCCTGTCCCTTCCGAAGCTTGGTCCATGTCAATGATTCCTTCAGGAGTTCTGTGCGCTGTGTGCCAGTGAATGGATACCCCTGAATTACGCGGCGCACCCTTTCGGCAGTGATGTCCCGCGCGTAATCCTCCGTCTCAACCAAGATAAATCGACGGCGGCCCTTATCTTTCTTGTTAAGCGAAAGGACCGCGTGCGCCGTTGTTCCGCTTCCTGCAAATGAATCAAGCACTAGGGCATCTTCCTTCTTGATGAGACCAAGAATTTTCTCAATGAGTTGAACCGGCTTTGGATTATCGAAGACACTTGAGCCGAAAATCTGCTTCACTGCCTCGCTTCCGTCGTCAGAGGAGCCAGCCTCCGTATAGTTCCAGACATCAACTGGAACAAGCTGCTCAGCCTCGGAAAGAAACAATTTCAATCTTGGAAACTCGGCCATACCATCCGCCCCCCACCAGAGTCGCTTTTCCGACACGTGCCTTGCGTGCTCTTCAGGGCTGTATTTCCAAGCATGCGTTGGATGCTCGACCTTCTCACCGTTCAAAGGCCTATTAATTGCATACACGAGATTCTTCCGTTGCGCCTTCGTTGCGGGATTCACATAGGAGGAAGTTATCCATGGCCCGCGCTCATCATTGTCCGGATTTGCATAGCCGGAATCAGACTTCTCGCTTCGAGCTTCTTTGACTACATCGAGTGTCGAAGACTTCCTGTAGACCAACACGTGGTCCTTTTGCGAGTAGAACATTCTTGCATTGTTGCTTCGCGTATAACGCTTAATCCACTCGATAGAAGCTAGAAAGTTGGAGTCGCCAAAAATTTCATCCAAGATGCATCGCAAGCGATGCACTTCATTGTCGTCTATTGAAATGAAGATTACGCCGTTTTCGCAGAGTAATTCTCGCAACAACTGAAGGCGCGGCCACATCATGCACAACCATTTGTCGTGACGTTCCATGTCCTCTTTGTCAACAGGATTGGCTTCCTTGGAAAGCCAAGCTTTCATGAGCGGACTGCGCACCGCGTCATTGTAGCACCAGCCTTCGTTCCCTGTATTGTAAGGCGGGTCAATGAAAATGCAGTCCACTTTTCCCGCATGCGTCGGCAGCAGTGCTTTAAGCGCGTGCAGATTATCCCCGTGAATGATGAGATTGTCTTCCAAAGATGGCTTTTGTCCCTTCGCCAGGCAGCTCTCTTTCTCATCAACCACCAGCTCACGAAAAGGCACAGTGAGGTGATGGCTATGCACGAAGGTCTTACCTTTGAAGTCGAGAGAGGGCATGGGAGCGGAAATGGGCTGCCGCCATGCTGAATCGGTTCAGGCCTGCAAGCAAAGAAAATTGCCCTTTCCCGCCGAATTTTCGCAGGTTGCACTGGACGATTAAGCAGCGAATGATTCTTCTATGGCATGAAAAAACAATCCGAATCTTTGAAGGAGAGATTGCTGCGGGTAAGCTGGCCGCACACCGCAAATGGGCGCAAGTGGCGAACGGACTCCGAGGCATTAACCCGTTTGGACTATTACGGCAAGAAGCTGCTTAAGCTGGGCATGACAGCGGACGAGGTGGCCAGCATGTTCGGAGACACCTACTGGGATGCATTTAACGAGTTTAGAAACATGCATGCGTCTATCGAGTCAGAACAAGGAGTCAGCAGAAAAGCGCCCTGTTTTGACGAGACCGTTACGATGTTCCGCCTTGATGCGACTTTGCTTTCGCCTGAAGAACTGAAACGCGACTACAATTTCTATTTTAATGCCTTCTTGGAGAACGGAAGCGTTGTCTGGGCCAGGCGTGGAGGCGGGAGTTGTAGCCACTCCCTGCCGACCTTCTTAGACATCGTCCAAGACGACAACAATTTCGCATTTGGTCCTGCTAAAAGCGTCTCCGGCTGGACTATTGCCAAGCTCGCGGAAGTGAACGCCGTTGGACTCTACAAGAGGAAAGAGCAGTAGCTGTATGGTGGGTGACCGTCGGCAGTGAACACAGTACCAGAGGCCCGAACGAGTTCACGAACGTTGGTCCAGCGAATTGCCGCCCTCTTTTTTTTCGCGGCAGGCTCTGGCAATTTCCCGCTGATTGGAGAGAGGAATGTTCTGCCATGGCCAATGCTCACAAATCTCTTTCGCACGAGCATCAGAATCCACCCATCGCGGGTCCCCTGTGACATACATCCCAAGTGCCACCCTTCGCCAGTCGCCCTCCGGTTCACGCATGAATGGATTTTTTGGCGGCTCTTCTTTTTTCGGGTATCGGAGAGCGTACCACCGTTGGGCATTGGCCAGCATTTCCGGTAGGTACCTCAGGCACGAAACGGCGTTTTTCCTTCGGCATCGCAGCAAGCTGGCCTGCTCTTC
Protein-coding regions in this window:
- a CDS encoding DNA methyltransferase is translated as MPSLDFKGKTFVHSHHLTVPFRELVVDEKESCLAKGQKPSLEDNLIIHGDNLHALKALLPTHAGKVDCIFIDPPYNTGNEGWCYNDAVRSPLMKAWLSKEANPVDKEDMERHDKWLCMMWPRLQLLRELLCENGVIFISIDDNEVHRLRCILDEIFGDSNFLASIEWIKRYTRSNNARMFYSQKDHVLVYRKSSTLDVVKEARSEKSDSGYANPDNDERGPWITSSYVNPATKAQRKNLVYAINRPLNGEKVEHPTHAWKYSPEEHARHVSEKRLWWGADGMAEFPRLKLFLSEAEQLVPVDVWNYTEAGSSDDGSEAVKQIFGSSVFDNPKPVQLIEKILGLIKKEDALVLDSFAGSGTTAHAVLSLNKKDKGRRRFILVETEDYARDITAERVRRVIQGYPFTGTQRTELLKESLTWTKLRKGQDLVEKAESIRKLEGASYDDVSIKVEDGELVVTGEKKVKQKAEGVGGSFTFCELGQEMNLDAMLGGSGTLPDYAALARYVFHTATGRTLEHSPAKAAKDGFIGETDLYRVHLHYKPDAAWLRSNEAALDTALVDAIQHGKAPGKRALIFAAAKFMSQKVLTPAGIEFCQLPYAIHRGNA